The Anas acuta chromosome 7, bAnaAcu1.1, whole genome shotgun sequence DNA window CAGCAGTTTCAAGATTGTCACTCACTTTCTGGTAAATTGACCCACCAAATTCAGAACCATCATTGCTgcacaaatataaaaaagaagttACCTCCTTATATCTACTTAATCTCAAGTTCTAAAAATACAGTTCATCTTATTCAAACGAGAGTCAGAAACTTTGAGTTGTTCCACACTTCTACATTGGGTTAAGGGAGATGAAAAAAACTTCACAGCAAAATTAAACTGCAATAATCcatgaaaatatctttcagtTTGCCACAGTTAACTCTCAAACTGATTTTAAGTACTTCAACAGGATTCCAGTTCACATGCTTAACCTAATAGATATATGTTAATTATGAGGAAAGAAGCATTCTGAATTTGATTACTGAACATACCTGATGTTTCTAACTATTTCAaagattcttttaaaaaaaaaaaaaaaaactgtcacaGTATTTGAGATTACTGAAGTGAAATGCAATTCTTATAGCTTAGACTAAGGTGCTTTGCAGCTAACCCTGCCTCAACTTCCACAAACCCTGATGGAACAATCCCTCATCTCTTTCCAAAATAGCTTGGTTTTGAAACAAAGGTGTTATGTCCTACATAAACACACTGAAACAATGGCAGTTGGTATTAGATTGAGAACACCATATTCTTCCGTAGATTATGATCAGCTTGTTCTGAAGGACATCCAAGCTCTCTAAACACCGCAATTTGAATGAAGTTCAAAACCAAGATGCCGTACACTTTAGTTGCACTCTAAGCATTTCATGCACTCATCCCATATATGCAAGATGAAGAAGCTACTCAAGATGTCCAACAGCAAGGCTCTGTTCTTGCTGCAGAAACTACCTTTGATCTACTTAAATAGCTCAAGGCTAATTGCTACCTCTAACAAATCTACTACCCTTATATTATAGTCAGGTACAGTTCAATGTATTGGGAAAACTAGAAGCAGCATTATGATCAGCTCAACATATCTGGGAGTTATGCATATTGCGCTTCCATTTTTGATTTCAGCATCTGGAAAACTGCAGCATGTATTACACTTTAAACGATAAGCTATGAGTGAGTACttactgttttgaaaagagaaacTAACATCTGTTTAAGTTTGCTATTCAAAAGAATCATGCTACTTAAATGCTTGAAATACCAAGAGGTGCTTGGAAGGCGTTTGTATTCTGACTAGAGTGAAGGGTAAAGAAAACCTGCTTCTGTAAAACTGGACACAATTTTAAGTACTTACACATTAGTGTGCAGTTGGAAGTCTCCAGTCTTGTAACCCACAGAGAAGTTGTTCCTTGTCAATTTTGATTTGGCACTATCAAAAGTCATCTGATAACCAGCCAGCCAGCCTTCATAACCGAAGACAGCTGAACCATGGATTGCAGGCCCAGCAAAGTCAAAGTCAACATCACAACCGAGGTTTAGGCATTCACGTTTATATGCTGACTTGATTTTACCACTCTTCtttctgaaacagagaaaaggttATTTTAAGAGAGAGCTTGATCTTTCCTCAATGAACTGCCAAATTTGAGCCATATGCCTCAACGGAATGTATCTAAATGCCACACACGTGCCTCCTCTAGACTGGTCCAAAGCACAGGTAACCcaccaaaaatacagaaaaaaacatcataaCATGTATTGTTATAAAGACAGAAACATCTTCATCCCTCCTGTAATATTCCAACTAAGTATTTCTATCCCAGAAAATGAGGAAAGCAGGCTGCTGTGAAGTGTACAATACTAAGCCTGTTGAACAAGATGCGATGCTGAACAGCAGAAGCCTTTAGTAGCATTAGGATTTGCCAATTTGGATCAATAACAATTGATTTGACAGACCAGATGGCTATTTACCAACCATGGATGTAGGTAGTCAGACGGTAAAGAGTTAAAAATTCTTACCCTGTATTTGGTGAGAAAGTTGTATCAAACGTCAACTTCAAGCCTTTGGCAATCTAATTGGAGAGAAGACAACACTGTAAATACAGTTCTGCCAGTAAAGTAAGCAAGCTGAATACTTCCCTAATCTATTACCTGATCTTCAATTGCAATTTCTGTTCCCAGAGTGTTATCTGTGttccatttttctgtgaaagtcaGCCCATACTCAGCCCACTTGTATTTGGTCTCCAAGCTCCCATTAACTTTTCCAGTGTCGGTGTTCGAAGAACCAGATGTTGTGAACTCCTAAAAAAGGACAGTGTCCATGTAATAATGAAGATACATGTGACCATGGAAGTCTTACACAATGACAAAAGACCCTTCTTCATGAAATATTAAGATCTTGTTATGCTATGTAACAAGCTGAACAACAACAGACAACTTGGGGGACAGACATAACAGGAACTAACAGCCAGGTGATTCACATCCACATAGAGGACTCCCCACCTCCTCACCCTCATTTCAACTGGGATGTTTGTGTCAGCATTACAAAAACATATTGGTTTATAAAGTAACTCAAAAGCAAGGCTGTAGTTACTATAAGCATTCTGCTCTAAAGGAAATGAGTTCCTGAAATATAAGGTCACCTCTGATACTCGTAACAAGCAAACCAAAAGCCAAACCAAGAATCTTTAATACTTGACAGCACATTCCCCTGCTGGGAATGACAACCTGCAACTGATACAGGATTCACATCAGAGCCTGTATTCTGCATAAAGTTTTAGCAGTTATTACTGGTAGTCCTTGACAGAAACAACCTGAAATAAACTTTAGAACTTTAACAGGATCATAGGgctctgcaaacacagcagGTAACACACCTCTAACAGCTACTTATTCTTGTAACTTCCTGTTCTGATCGGCACCAGGGATCTACCTTTACACCTTGCACAGTCTGCTCTAGAAATAGATAAGTCATGGAAGGCACTGCTTGCGTGACCGAGCCATCTTGCATGGAATATCACTGCGGCCTTTTACTACTTTTAAAGAAGAGTCACAGATGCAAAGTGCTATTTCACTACCAACTACTTCATACAGGTATTAAGATGTCAAAAAGTtccaaaaacacaaacagtacCACAAACAACTTCTGTGTACCATAgttgaaatacatatttatatgtctgtgtatatatataagagcagattttatttattggcCCATACTGCAATACCAGTGTTATATTCAGATATTCAGAAGTCTGCGCTTTAGGTGCTTCTGAAATTTTTACACCAAACATTTATCATTATTAAAACTAAATGTACTTAATAGCATCTGGAAGATGCCCTTCCGTCATTAAATAATCATAACAcccatcctcccccccccccccaaatacaATGAATAAGTACTTGAACTCACCACTCCACttgcagattttgttttcacatcCAGCTTCACCAACCCAAACCCTTAATAAACAAAAGTCGAAGTTAAAAAGTTGTGCTTTAACTAAGACAAGATACACtttcaaaaagctgttttcccaaCCTCACTGCTGAGACTGCTGTGTATATACGTAAACTACAAAAACCACCATAGACTGACTTCCGTAACACTCAAATTACAAGTACTACTGCAGCTAGAGGAGGCCGCCCTAACAAGAAGCCAGGAGTTCTGTTCTGTCATCACCAAACAGTAAGCAGGGAATAGCTGCTCGGTTGTATACTGCACATCTAACAAGATAATACCCAAGAATTAACGTATTTACTGACAAGATCCATTCTCTTGTGTTTCCTTGATGGCATCTACTATGTACTCAATGCTATTTGAAGAGCTATCCTAATGCATAAAATTCTGTCTGAGCACTAAGAAGAAATATCTCAAAGGAAAATCACTAGGAAATGCACAAGTATTGGACTTGAAATGTAAGTAtgtcatttcacatttttacccTCCGACCTGAGTGTTGATCTTGGTGAAAAAACCCTGCATGAATTCCTGAAGACTAGAAATAAACAGCAGTGCAAGTAAGCAGATTTAAACTATGCAACTGCGTATTAAGCATTTACagatttttgaattttattatcCCGAGATCTACTCTTCCTGCTATTCCAAAAGAAGCACTATAATGTTACAGTGGTaatatacattaaatatatatttgtagctCCCCTTTCTATACCAACAAATGCTGTGGCACAAAGACCAGTACAGGAAGTGTGCTCCTAAGCTAAGTAACAGTGGATGCTCAGTCTCACATACTTGTACACCTTTCCTGACATGTGTGGCTAAGGCAGTGAGGTTTAACAGACTTCACATCAAAATAGCCCACAAAAAGCCTCCACTGATCTGTTATCAGCTGACAGAAATGACACAAAAGAAACATACCCTCCCCAAAAACACAGGCATATGAGTATTCAGCTTTACATACAAGCTACATACAGCAGTCAATTCACTGCTGCAACACAGAccatgctttattttctaagagGCTCTATTCTTACCATATCCTTTATTGAAGATATCTCTGGCAGATTTGCCAAGGTCTGCGTACGACGGAGGAATTGCCATTGGAGCTGAAAGGTAATGAGGGTAATTAATAGTCCATCTTTTaccatacacacacaccccaaaacgTTACCACAACTCTTAAAGATGCCTTCTTTAAGGCAGATTAGTCCACAAAAGCAGTTAACAGACACATGGTTCAAACAATTACAATGTTCTGTGAAACACACAGATTTTCAGTGATGTTCACCATGAACATTGTGTTTCCTGTGCATATGTAACCTGATTATTGATGAGAAAGTGTCACTTTTCAAGTCGACTTCACCACGCACCTTTCATTACCACAAGCTAATAGCTCACATTTCCAGAGTTGGCAGTAACCAGTGAAAACCAGGAAACCGGAAATATGAAAAACTAATTGAGACTTATTTCTGCAAGTCCTACAAAGCTAAATTTAACAGATGCCTATGAAAGTTATTTGAGAAGACCTacaatgtttcatttttaagatgTGAAAGCATGAGGTTTAAAATACAGGGCAAAGCAAACACTAAAATTTAGACCTAAGATTTGGCATGGATATTTGAAGGATGTTACCTAGCCATCACTCAGATGAAGGTCTTCCACCCTACAAAGTACAAGAGCTTAcgttggggggtggggagggtgagGGGTGGTTCCTGTTAGCTTAAAACAAACAGTAGGAGTGCTGGATCAGTGAGAAAACGACTTTTACGGAGAGCTTCCAGACAGGGAGCTTCTGACAATCTGACTGTTAAAGAACCCATCGTTCAAGACTAGCCATGGCCCAgttccccagcctgctggatACCAGCCTAATGTCCCACACAGGACCACGTTGTGCTCCTCCTCCCCATGAAGATGCTCTCTATATGTATCTTCCTTAGGTGACTGCTTCACTACTTCAACAGCAAAATGTCATAAGTAGGGGCATTGTATTTTAAAgtcttaaaatgcagaaaagggaGCATATTTCCAAGACTTAGTAATTTTCCCCAAAGGGCCaaaaaacaaaggggaaaaatactAACTACACAAACACAATAAAAAGCCTTaacacagaagcaaaatgaTAAGTCCTCtcttatcttttaaaattaatcagtcatttgttttgctgaaagCCAGATGAACATAATTCACTGTTCATCCTGCTcttgtattaaagaaaaaaaatttactttgttttaaagtaaacagaaaaacatccttagaacctaaaaaaaataagggcAGTACTCTCATATATTAACTTTCAACTGAAAGCTGAAAAGATGACTTCCAGTTTTAGAAAGCAATTTTAACtaagatttatattttcttctgcatatcaTTATGAGTGTATTCAATAATAAGGGATTTCAATAATATGGGATTTAAGGCAggctttttattcttcttttaaagTCACCTTTCATCTTCTCTGGGCCTTATCTGCATAAAAGCAGAACTTGCCTGAATCAGGCAAGGTACTCCTGATTTGGAATAATTTCCTTTAGGGCATCATTCCACTAAACACACTGTTTTAGAAGAGTAGCCACACAAAAACTGATTATACTACCTACCAGCTATAGCCTAACTGTAATCAACTGCTActatttaaaaagtgttttagcATGTAAGCAAAAGTCTTGTGCCTAAACATCGTTTCTccaaaatttgttttctcattgtCCGGAGTACCTCTCTCCATCTTCCTAAACCACAAGAGGAAGACTTGAACTGCATCATAGCAAAATCACGTATGTTTACAGtttagctaaaaataaattaaaaataaatctttactAAGGAATGCTAAGCTCTACATCCAAGCCAGTAGAGAAAGACATCCAGCACTTACTGAAGAGTATTAAGAAAATAGACTTATTAACAGAGTCATTTGTCTGTTAAAAGAATTGCTTGAACATGCTTGAATCTTGAAAAGGCTCGGCCCAAGTTAAAGTCCACAGTAACTAAGATAAGCTTCAGGACAAGATTCAATAGTGGAACAGATACGAGCCCCAGTGTCATCACAGGGAATGATTTCTGTGATCTAGTCAATAAAACTATGAGATGTAGGACCAAATTATAAGAAATTATGGGAACAGTAGTCTTCCCACACTCTAAATCCCTGCTGTACAATTCATTAGTAGTTTAAAATAACATAGAGAAGGTTTAGCTACCTACTTCTCCTCTGAATAAGTCTCTAGCCTTTAGCATAGACATACTTTGACAGCACAAATgagcttttatttcttgttttaaatacttaaaatctgACTAGACAATCACTACAGATAAGATATTTATATTAAGCCATAAAGGCCTGTGAGGTTAACAAACTGGTATCTGtctaaatttaaagaaatactgcAGTGAAAGGATATCGCTGTTTTATCCAGCCAAGTTAAGCTTCCTCCCTATGTGAGGAAGCTGACCAGTATTTGTCAGACATTGCAGTCTACAGATCTAAGTTTCATGATTAAAAGTTAGAACAGCTTATGACCTTCACACTACTGTTTTACTTCTTTACTAACAGTGatacaagaggaaaaaaggaaaaagcccaAGTTAGTTTTTGGTATACTAAACACTTGATAAGCTAGTGTCATCATGAGAAAGctcattaaatgaaaacagggCCAAAAAAACTCATTCCTGTTTCCTCTAGAGTTGGTAAGATAGCTAGGTCTGCAAACTCTTACAACCAGAAGTAATTTTCTTCAATCCTGTTTTAACTGCCTTTCACGTAAACTATTAATTAGAAGTGCCTAAAATATAGGTAACACTTAACGACAATAGGTTGGTTGTGAAAGCAACTGTCGGATCTTATTCCTCATTTCATAAACATAGAATGCACTGGTAGCAAGCAGGAGCTCCACCCtaatctttgtttcattttatccctctttaaaaaaaatcattaaggaATCTGTTACTCAAAATCCACAAATAGGCCttcttttaatgtaaaataagaaaaaaagaacaggaaaaatatagaaatgttGTCAGAATGATTACATGACAACTTTCCTTCGAGGTAGCATTTCGAAACTGTGTCGCACCCTGTAATTAAAGGAATGCCAAGGACTTCTATAAAGATTTCTAGACCTCAGGATATTGAAGATCAAGCTAGAGGtcatgtaatgaaaaaaaaatttctcaCTCATCCCATTTTGTAAATGGCAGCAACTACACTAAGATTGTATTCTGATATCGCAAACAGTAACAGATAAGTAGAAATTCCTGAAAATACTCTTGTTAAAAATGCATCGGATACACTGACCTTTACACTTAGCCTGCTCCTAACGcttacagaacaaaaagaacCTCGTTACCCTTGCTTCACCTGTCTCCCTACTTACTTCTCGGAGGCTGGCACGCTACTGGCGTAGCCATAGCTAGGCCAACTTAGAGGCTCTACggagaagggagagaagatTAAACAGCTGCGGTTAGCTCCGCGCTCACAAACCGAAAGCGGCAGCGCAGCGGAGCCCCCCCCACACCGAGGGCGAGGCCGCggcccgggcccccccccccttctcccttcccttcccctccccgggCCCCGCCGCAAGGTGAACTCCCCGGCGCGGCCATCTTGGGCATCCCGCGCTGCCCCCCGCCCTTATGTAACCGCCGCCCGCTCCGGGCCGGGCCGCAGCCCCGAGGCACCGCGCCCGAGTGGCTCCaccgccacccccccccccgcacccccatGGCCgctcccgccccgccgccaccgggcAGCCGAGcccgagccccagccccagccccagccccagccccgcgcccctgcctcgctcccggccccgctcgccGCCCCCTCGGCCGCGGCCGGCACCTGGCTGGCGCGGGagggcggcggagcggggccggggccggggccgggcggagCGGGGAGGAGGCCGCGCTGCTGCAGGCGCTGGCACTGGAGGGCGAACTGAAGGAGACACCGGggcccgcccgcccgccgccgccccgcagGACCCCAGCgagccggggccgccccgcgccccgcctcACCGCCGCACCACGCCGGGAGgcggcccccgcccgccccaaggccgccgccgccgccccgcgaAACGCGCCGGGGAGAGCGCGGGGGGACGCGGCAGCCGCcagccagccccgagccccccggggggcGCCGCGAGCCGCAGGCGCTCGCGCGGGCAGCCCCGGCGGCCGCGAGGGGCCCGCGGGAGGGCGGGGCCTGCGGAGGGAGGGCGGCAACGGCCGCGCCCGGCGCCTCACGGGCACCGCGGGGGGGGGCGAGGCCTCTCCGCGCCCCGCGGCCGCGCACGGCGGAGCTCGGGGAGAGGCGGCCGCGGGGGGCTCCTggcgggctgcggggccgccACCGTGAGCAGGGAGCTCGGTCGCAGCCCCGCTCACTGACACGGGTCGCTGCGCCCTAGGCCCCGCAGCGTGCTCGGGCAGTGCCCTCATGGAACAGCAGAAAGTCAAAGGGACACGGCCGCGCGGTGCGGTGCTGCGGCAGGGACACTGTAACACCAAGCACCAACAAACACCAACAATAAACCACAATACCGGGCACAACAGCAACTCCCcagcttattaaaaataatataacttTAAGGCCCAGCATAACGCCCATCGGCATCTCCCAGTTACATCAAAAGATCAGCAGCTGATTGACCTCTGTTAAAACCCAATACTTCACAGCAGGAGACCCAAGGGGCTAGTACGCTTAATTCTCTTAAAGATGCCAGCTTGGCAGGCCTGTGAGGGAAGGTATTGATGAATCAAGGAAGAAAACCACATGCTGAGAGCATAAATGCCAGTAGACTTACTCTGTCTTACTCTGCACTGGAACAGAGGCTGGGAATAGGCAGAGGTCTCATTAAGTAAAGATACATTGTGGCATGAACtgttcattatttaaaaacagacatttattATTCATATCCACAGTAGAAAAATCCATTCAGAACAAAAGTTAAGTTACTTACATCAGGCAGCTGGATCTCTTTTTACTATTAATACTTTAGTCATGGATTGGctgaatgttctttttttaagcaataCAGGAAAGTGACTACTGCCCCACCCTAAGGGGAAAAGTACTGAATCACTTgctttatgaaacaaaacagacataATCCAAAACAGCAGTGCACAAACTCCTCTGTACAAACAGTGCAAGCTTCTGTAGCTAGTGTCTGTTGCCCTGTCTTTCCCATGTTCACCATATATCTTACAGCAGATCTTCTGCACCCCAGAGCACCAAGGAAGAATGCCTTCAAGCCCGCCATAATTTATCAGTTTTATCCTGGACCTTTCTTCCTACAGCCTGGGCCTCGCCCTCATCCCCCAGCACACAAACATCCCATACAGCTGTGCTTGCTCTAAATGAGCTTGCTTCCACTTGTAACTAATCAGCTCTCACATACATGCCACTCAGCTGTTTCCTTCCACTTGCAGTTTACCTATCACTGCTTTGAACAAGTACAACTATACGTATCCATGACTGACATGAGTGAATCATATGCTTTACTGGCACTGCTTGGAAAAACACACTCTACTGCAAGAACATACTTTTTGAACACAAACCCTGCTTATCTTTCCATACATTATAATCATGATTACTTGATTAAGTAATATATCTGACCATCAAAAAGAGAGCAATTATCTAGTGTGCATATCAATTTCCATCAAACATCTTGGATAATTTTATGTTCAATTATAGCCCAAGCCTGAATTCACGGTCTGCCCTCCCCACAAGATGCAGGCCTTCGAGCATTAGAAATTCAGTAGAGAGCAAGCCTTAATGAAAGCCTAACAATGATCAACTAGGTAAACTAGGACTTctcattcagaaaacaaattgaCCAAAGAGATACTGAAGAGATCATAAAATTAtaaacagcagggaaagggagggaaataGGTGAAGCTAGCAGGAAACAAGTTCAGAACCAGCAAAGGAGGGcacattttattgttgtttttgtttgtttgttttcctctccccaccaaAGGAGCGTCATTCAGTGAAAATTCTTGCCACAAgatgtttaatgtttatttgGGCTCCAGGGGAATGTAGACTGGTTTGTGGAAGAGAAATCCTGTGAGGATTACTAATTACTAATCCATTAGATATGGCTGTATGACCTTGTTGGAGTCAGAAAATGCCTGAGCTACAAACAGAGGCATCATTTAAGCTCACTCTGTTCTCACGCTCCTTGTTAGGCATGCCTTGCCTAATTCATTGCTTAACTCATTGTCTCAGTGGCAGGAATATTAGGCTAGCTACACCTTTTATTTACTAACATGCAACTGCCCTTATGCAAGCAGGACATCTGGAAAGCCCTATGAGGGCAGGCAGATGAGTCCCATACTGCCAGGATCCTTTAGACTGAAattaaatgccttttatttcccccaccccccagcagTTTTCAGTGGTCTTCTTTCAGTTTGGCTTAAACAATCAGGGGGAAGTAACTTAAGCCAGCTTCTAGGATACAGATAAAACAGGTCCACATAGAGGCTGACACTTAAACAAGCTGATAAATATGCACATCCAGATAGTCTCTTACCTCAGAGAAACACCAATGAACAATGGAAAGCCTGGCACTTCAGTGATGAGAggacaaacagaaagcaaatttgGGAAAGCCAACAATGGTGGGAAAACGggaaaccaaaacagaaagcaaaacagaaagctaaTCTGGGAAACCAAATGGCGTGCAGGCCCTAGTGAGGCTGACACAGAGCCTCTTGCAGCTACCTACCTAACCCAAGCTGATTCCCCACAGCCCTGAAGCCAAAGcaaatcacagagtcacagaatcacctaggtaggaagagacctccaagatcacttagtccaacctctgacctaacactaacaaatccTCCACTAAGCTCTACATATAAACGTCTTTGAAAGGCATCCAGGGATGGTAACTCAACCACTGCCCTGGACAGCCTATTctaatgcctcacaaccctttcagtaaaggagttcttcctaacatccaacctaaaccttccctgacGCAACTTAAGTCCATTCCCCCTCGtcttgtcaccaggcatgtaggagaatagaccaacccccacctctctacagcctcctttaaggtatctgtagagagcgataaggtcgcccctgagcctcctcttctccaggctgaacaaacccaactccctcagctgctcctcctaagacttgttctccagatcccttgctggctttgttgcccttctgtGAACTCACTCAAGCATCTTGATGTCCTGTGACTGTCCAAGTGATtggggacaatcacttctctagccctgctggccacactgcttcttatacaagccaggatgctgttggcctttttggccacctgagcacactgctggctcatattcatccgactatccaccatcactcc harbors:
- the VDAC2 gene encoding voltage-dependent anion-selective channel protein 2 isoform X1; its protein translation is MEAATRRTKMDTNLQLTKEKPRRRNKYRHICGAPMAIPPSYADLGKSARDIFNKGYGFGLVKLDVKTKSASGVEFTTSGSSNTDTGKVNGSLETKYKWAEYGLTFTEKWNTDNTLGTEIAIEDQIAKGLKLTFDTTFSPNTGKKSGKIKSAYKRECLNLGCDVDFDFAGPAIHGSAVFGYEGWLAGYQMTFDSAKSKLTRNNFSVGYKTGDFQLHTNVNDGSEFGGSIYQKVSDNLETAVNLSWTAGSNSTRFGIAAKYKLDSTASISAKVNNSSLVGVGYTQTLRPGVKLTLSALIDGKSINAGGHKLGLGLELEA
- the VDAC2 gene encoding voltage-dependent anion-selective channel protein 2 isoform X2 — its product is MATPVACQPPRTPMAIPPSYADLGKSARDIFNKGYGFGLVKLDVKTKSASGVEFTTSGSSNTDTGKVNGSLETKYKWAEYGLTFTEKWNTDNTLGTEIAIEDQIAKGLKLTFDTTFSPNTGKKSGKIKSAYKRECLNLGCDVDFDFAGPAIHGSAVFGYEGWLAGYQMTFDSAKSKLTRNNFSVGYKTGDFQLHTNVNDGSEFGGSIYQKVSDNLETAVNLSWTAGSNSTRFGIAAKYKLDSTASISAKVNNSSLVGVGYTQTLRPGVKLTLSALIDGKSINAGGHKLGLGLELEA
- the VDAC2 gene encoding voltage-dependent anion-selective channel protein 2 isoform X3, with the protein product MAIPPSYADLGKSARDIFNKGYGFGLVKLDVKTKSASGVEFTTSGSSNTDTGKVNGSLETKYKWAEYGLTFTEKWNTDNTLGTEIAIEDQIAKGLKLTFDTTFSPNTGKKSGKIKSAYKRECLNLGCDVDFDFAGPAIHGSAVFGYEGWLAGYQMTFDSAKSKLTRNNFSVGYKTGDFQLHTNVNDGSEFGGSIYQKVSDNLETAVNLSWTAGSNSTRFGIAAKYKLDSTASISAKVNNSSLVGVGYTQTLRPGVKLTLSALIDGKSINAGGHKLGLGLELEA